In Hamadaea flava, a genomic segment contains:
- a CDS encoding putative bifunctional diguanylate cyclase/phosphodiesterase, which translates to MDYLRAALRRAYLASGAPELPRRARTFAAFAVGVALVVSIGGVVFSPVDDWVRFAIVVGMVVVSHLGRLRVRISGSNFATAWGDAAFIVAVWVGPDGWLPAAMGLGVLLANLLLQAFADEWKPFVEIIRRSASLAIAAGPAALVAHLLVQGEYKEMVTPDDGFALAATALGYSLLTVVITCVYTSLRDGHKFSTLMRRALSSIWMMTLGNLAVGLGIVGLLGVDLRWLIALPPVLWLFQQAYTHRLLDSQERQGWNRYADAIRALRRHGDIAGIANAGARSALSLFRANEVVVELLNSDGPTMRYTAGGGPLRRNAGVIASVTRPLEVAGEQVGTLTLHFAGTVGLRSRDRAALAAYADALGVALHDSATHAALRHATERAVDEAVRDPLTKLFNREALLRRGDETLRGLDRSAAVALLMLDVDNFKEINNTLGHVAGDQLLQIAAGRLSDLVSDVELLARLGGDEFGLLLFDLPEDGTEQAMRQAERQALRRARRLAAALAEPTEIAGVTVSAETSVGVVVAAAGRVDMPELLRRADVALYQAKDGQSSVVAYDPSHDGASTDRLALVAEMRTALSLDDQLLVALQPAIDLSTGAPTGVEALARWEHPRRGRLHPKDFVRAVEASELLAPFTRYIVDKALTAAALWQAEGIDVPVSVNLSARNLLDAELPADIGRLLDKHRIEPARLVLEITETVVMSDLRVIDEVLNDLRQLGVQLSVDDFGTGYSSLTFLTRIAVDEVKVDRSFVRAMGDSPQAAAIVRTTVDLGRQLGLRVVAEGVETHEQRRVLTDLGCTAAQGFHFFRPMPSEEITAALRSLPEPPAALAKLA; encoded by the coding sequence ATGGACTATTTGCGGGCCGCGCTGCGACGGGCGTACCTGGCCAGCGGCGCACCCGAACTGCCCCGGCGTGCCCGGACGTTCGCCGCCTTCGCGGTCGGTGTCGCGCTGGTCGTCTCGATCGGCGGAGTGGTCTTCTCCCCAGTGGACGACTGGGTGCGGTTCGCCATCGTGGTCGGCATGGTGGTGGTCAGCCACCTCGGTCGGCTGCGCGTTCGGATCTCCGGCTCCAACTTCGCCACCGCCTGGGGCGACGCCGCCTTCATCGTCGCGGTCTGGGTCGGGCCCGACGGCTGGCTGCCCGCCGCCATGGGCCTCGGCGTCCTGCTCGCCAATCTGTTGTTGCAGGCGTTCGCCGACGAGTGGAAGCCGTTCGTCGAGATCATCCGGCGCTCGGCCAGCCTGGCGATCGCGGCCGGTCCGGCGGCGCTGGTCGCGCATCTGCTGGTCCAGGGCGAATACAAGGAGATGGTCACCCCGGACGACGGCTTCGCCCTCGCCGCGACCGCGCTCGGCTATTCGCTGCTGACCGTCGTCATCACCTGCGTCTACACCTCGCTGCGCGACGGGCACAAGTTCAGCACGCTGATGCGGCGGGCGCTGAGCAGCATCTGGATGATGACCCTCGGCAACCTCGCGGTGGGCCTGGGGATCGTCGGCCTGCTCGGCGTGGACCTGCGCTGGCTCATCGCCCTCCCGCCGGTGCTGTGGCTGTTCCAGCAGGCGTACACGCATCGGCTGCTCGACTCGCAGGAGCGGCAGGGCTGGAACCGCTACGCCGACGCGATCCGGGCGCTGCGCCGCCACGGCGACATCGCGGGCATCGCCAACGCCGGAGCTCGCAGCGCGCTGAGTCTGTTCCGCGCCAACGAAGTCGTCGTCGAGCTGCTGAACTCGGACGGCCCCACAATGCGATACACCGCCGGCGGCGGTCCGTTGCGCCGCAACGCGGGCGTCATCGCGTCGGTGACCCGGCCGCTGGAGGTCGCGGGCGAACAGGTCGGCACGCTGACCCTGCATTTCGCCGGGACGGTCGGCCTTCGCAGCCGGGATCGGGCCGCGCTCGCGGCGTACGCGGACGCGCTCGGCGTCGCCTTGCACGACTCGGCGACGCACGCCGCGCTCCGGCACGCCACCGAACGCGCGGTCGACGAGGCCGTCCGTGACCCGCTGACCAAGCTCTTCAACCGGGAAGCGCTGCTGCGCCGCGGCGACGAGACGCTGCGTGGTCTCGACCGGTCGGCCGCGGTCGCCCTGCTGATGCTGGACGTCGACAACTTCAAGGAAATCAACAACACCCTGGGCCACGTCGCCGGTGACCAGTTGCTGCAGATCGCGGCCGGTCGGCTCAGCGATCTCGTCTCCGATGTGGAGCTGCTGGCCCGGCTCGGCGGCGACGAGTTCGGCCTGCTGTTGTTCGACCTTCCCGAAGACGGCACAGAACAGGCCATGCGTCAGGCCGAGCGGCAGGCGCTGCGCCGGGCCCGGCGGCTGGCCGCCGCGCTCGCCGAGCCGACCGAGATCGCCGGGGTCACCGTCTCGGCGGAGACCTCGGTGGGCGTCGTCGTGGCGGCTGCGGGCCGGGTCGACATGCCGGAACTGCTGCGTCGCGCGGATGTCGCGCTCTACCAGGCCAAAGACGGGCAGTCCTCGGTCGTCGCGTACGACCCGTCGCACGACGGCGCGAGCACGGATCGGCTGGCCCTGGTCGCCGAGATGCGTACCGCGCTCAGCCTGGACGACCAGCTGCTGGTCGCGCTGCAACCCGCGATCGACCTGTCGACCGGGGCGCCTACCGGTGTCGAGGCGCTCGCCCGCTGGGAGCATCCCCGTCGCGGCCGGTTGCACCCCAAGGACTTCGTCCGCGCGGTCGAGGCGAGCGAGCTGCTCGCACCGTTCACCCGGTACATCGTGGACAAGGCGCTGACGGCGGCCGCGTTGTGGCAGGCCGAGGGCATCGACGTGCCGGTCTCGGTCAACCTCTCGGCCCGCAACCTGCTCGACGCTGAACTGCCCGCCGACATCGGGAGGTTGCTGGACAAGCACCGCATCGAGCCCGCGCGGCTGGTTTTGGAGATCACCGAGACGGTCGTGATGAGCGACCTCCGGGTGATCGACGAAGTGCTCAACGACCTGCGGCAGCTGGGCGTACAGCTGTCCGTGGACGACTTCGGCACCGGCTACTCCTCGCTGACCTTCCTCACCCGCATCGCCGTCGACGAGGTCAAGGTGGACCGCAGCTTCGTCCGGGCCATGGGCGATTCGCCACAGGCCGCCGCGATCGTGCGGACCACCGTCGACCTCGGGCGGCAGCTCGGCTTGCGGGTGGTCGCCGAGGGCGTGGAGACCCACGAGCAGCGCCGGGTGCTCACCGACCTGGGCTGTACCGCCGCCCAAGGCTTCCACTTCTTCCGGCCGATGCCCAGCGAAGAGATCACCGCGGCGCTGCGGAGTCTTCCAGAGCCGCCGGCCGCGCTGGCGAAACTGGCGTGA
- the ilvA gene encoding threonine ammonia-lyase yields the protein MTPHLVSVDDIRAAQELLRDIARVTPIEPCRPLSAKIGGQVWLKCENLQRAGAYKVRGAYTRIARLSAEERARGVVAASAGNHAQGVAVAATALGVAATVFMPVGAPLPKVAATKGYGASVQLVGANVDEALVAAREFAEATGAIFIHPFDHPDVIAGQGTVGLEILAQVPDVKTIIMGIGGGGLISGVAVAVKALRPDVQIIGVQAAGAAAFPPSLRAGHPVKLDQLNTIADGIAVLRPGDLTYLHVSKLVDEVVTVTDEEISRALLMLLERGKLVVEPAGGVGVAALLSGVVEVETPAVAVLSGGNIDPLLMLRVIEHGLSLAGRFLRFTVRCADRPGQLAELLSLIAQHRANIVDVAHQRHDPQLRLGEVAVALSVETRGSEHSDRLLSALRSNGYAVSA from the coding sequence GTGACACCTCACCTCGTCAGCGTCGACGACATCCGGGCCGCTCAGGAGTTGCTGCGGGACATCGCCCGAGTCACCCCGATCGAGCCCTGCCGGCCGCTGTCGGCCAAGATCGGCGGCCAGGTCTGGCTCAAGTGCGAGAACCTCCAGCGGGCGGGCGCGTACAAGGTGCGGGGCGCGTACACCCGGATCGCGCGGCTGAGCGCCGAGGAGCGGGCCCGAGGCGTAGTCGCCGCGAGCGCGGGAAATCACGCCCAAGGGGTCGCGGTCGCCGCGACCGCGCTGGGTGTCGCCGCCACCGTCTTCATGCCCGTCGGCGCGCCACTGCCCAAGGTCGCCGCGACGAAGGGCTACGGCGCGTCCGTCCAGCTCGTCGGGGCGAATGTGGACGAGGCGCTGGTCGCGGCCCGGGAGTTCGCGGAGGCCACCGGCGCGATCTTCATCCACCCGTTCGACCATCCCGACGTCATCGCCGGACAGGGCACGGTCGGGCTGGAGATCTTGGCGCAGGTGCCGGACGTCAAGACGATCATCATGGGCATCGGCGGCGGCGGCCTGATCTCCGGCGTCGCGGTCGCGGTGAAGGCGTTGCGACCCGACGTGCAGATCATCGGCGTCCAGGCGGCCGGGGCCGCGGCGTTCCCGCCCTCGTTGCGCGCCGGGCACCCCGTCAAGCTCGACCAGCTCAACACGATCGCTGACGGCATCGCCGTCCTCCGGCCCGGCGACCTGACCTACCTGCACGTCAGCAAGCTCGTCGACGAGGTCGTGACGGTCACCGATGAGGAGATCTCGAGAGCGCTGCTCATGCTGCTCGAACGCGGCAAGCTCGTGGTCGAGCCAGCCGGGGGAGTCGGGGTCGCCGCGCTGCTCAGCGGGGTCGTCGAGGTCGAGACGCCGGCGGTCGCGGTCCTCTCCGGCGGCAACATCGACCCGTTGCTCATGCTCCGCGTCATCGAGCACGGCCTGTCGCTCGCGGGCCGGTTCCTGCGCTTCACCGTCCGCTGCGCCGACCGGCCGGGCCAGCTCGCGGAACTGCTCTCGCTCATCGCCCAGCACCGGGCCAACATCGTCGACGTGGCGCATCAGCGCCACGATCCGCAGCTCCGGCTCGGCGAGGTCGCCGTCGCGCTCTCGGTGGAGACGCGCGGGTCCGAACATTCGGATCGCCTGCTGTCCGCGCTCAGATCCAACGGGTACGCCGTATCGGCGTGA
- a CDS encoding NAD(P)-dependent alcohol dehydrogenase, which yields MKAIVRERYGSAEVLTLREVDRPVAGDKEVLIRVEAAGVDRGAWHMMTGEPRVMRLVTGLRRPRSYALGMDLAGVVVAVGARVTQFAVGDEVFGSGTGAFAEYATAKPDKLARRPAGMTAVQAAALPVSGATAHLATRTANVRKGQSVLVIGAGGGVGAYAVQLARLAGATVTAVCSGGKAEFVRSLGAETVIDYTRTPLSGRYDAILDIAGNRPLPLLRGLLTPTGTLVLVGAENGGAVFGGLSRNLHAKALDPWVKQRLKAPLSIARTEDLEHLAALFAAGDLVAPVDRTYPLADAAEAIRSLEAGRVAGKLVLEL from the coding sequence ATGAAGGCAATCGTCCGCGAGCGGTATGGGTCCGCCGAGGTGCTCACCCTGCGCGAGGTCGACCGGCCCGTGGCCGGCGACAAGGAGGTCCTGATCCGCGTCGAGGCGGCCGGGGTGGATCGCGGCGCGTGGCACATGATGACCGGCGAACCGCGGGTGATGCGGCTGGTCACCGGCTTGCGGCGACCCAGGTCGTACGCGCTGGGCATGGATCTGGCCGGGGTGGTCGTGGCGGTCGGCGCGCGGGTGACGCAGTTCGCCGTCGGCGACGAGGTCTTCGGCAGCGGCACCGGCGCCTTCGCCGAGTACGCCACGGCCAAGCCGGACAAGCTGGCTCGGCGGCCGGCCGGGATGACGGCGGTGCAAGCGGCCGCCCTGCCGGTCTCGGGAGCGACGGCGCACCTGGCGACACGTACGGCGAATGTCCGGAAGGGACAGTCCGTGCTCGTCATCGGAGCCGGTGGCGGCGTCGGGGCGTACGCCGTCCAGCTCGCCCGCCTCGCCGGTGCGACAGTCACCGCCGTATGCAGCGGCGGCAAAGCGGAGTTCGTCCGTTCCCTGGGCGCTGAGACGGTCATCGACTACACGCGTACGCCGTTGTCCGGGCGCTATGACGCGATCCTCGACATCGCGGGAAACCGGCCGTTGCCGCTGCTGCGCGGTCTGCTGACGCCGACGGGGACGCTGGTACTCGTCGGTGCGGAGAACGGTGGCGCCGTCTTCGGCGGACTGAGTCGTAACCTCCACGCGAAGGCACTCGACCCATGGGTGAAGCAGCGCCTCAAGGCTCCCCTCTCGATCGCCCGGACCGAGGATCTGGAGCACCTCGCCGCGCTCTTCGCCGCAGGTGACCTGGTCGCGCCGGTCGACCGGACCTATCCGCTCGCCGACGCCGCCGAAGCCATCCGGTCGTTGGAAGCGGGAAGGGTTGCGGGGAAGCTCGTCCTGGAGCTATAG
- a CDS encoding helix-turn-helix transcriptional regulator, which produces MVKPTKVTNSIRALRFAHGEMTQAELADRIGVTRQTVIAIEQGRYSPSLEMAFQIARVFGVSLDSVFHYPDGSEEE; this is translated from the coding sequence ATGGTGAAACCGACCAAGGTGACCAATTCGATCCGGGCGCTGCGGTTCGCGCACGGTGAGATGACGCAGGCGGAGCTGGCCGACCGGATCGGCGTGACCCGTCAGACCGTCATCGCCATCGAGCAGGGGCGGTATTCGCCGTCGCTGGAGATGGCCTTCCAGATCGCGCGGGTCTTCGGGGTCTCGCTCGACTCGGTCTTCCATTACCCCGACGGCTCCGAGGAGGAGTGA
- the mca gene encoding mycothiol conjugate amidase Mca — translation MAVHAHPDDESSKGAATMARYVREGVDVLVVTCTGGERGDILNPKLAGDAEILANMAEIRRAEMARAREILGVRQEWLGFVDSGWLEDYRPENADKLPDGSFGREDVATAAQPLIKLMREFRPHVVITYDEEGGYPHPDHIQCHRVSVAAFDVAGDAEVHPELGAPWQPQKLYYHVSFTRSQFTALHEACLAAGLESPYAGMLADWPAARDKGDRVTTRVECGDYFPIRDDALRAHATQIDPDGGWFRTPLAIRRQGWPTEDYQLAKSLVDSPTPETDLFAGVRKEGLV, via the coding sequence ATGGCCGTGCACGCCCATCCCGACGACGAGTCGAGCAAGGGCGCCGCCACCATGGCCCGTTACGTCCGCGAGGGCGTCGACGTGCTGGTGGTCACGTGCACCGGCGGCGAGCGCGGCGACATTCTCAACCCGAAGCTGGCCGGAGACGCGGAGATCCTGGCCAACATGGCCGAGATCCGGCGGGCCGAGATGGCGCGGGCCCGCGAGATCCTGGGCGTACGCCAGGAGTGGCTGGGCTTCGTCGACTCGGGCTGGCTGGAGGACTACCGGCCGGAGAACGCCGACAAGCTGCCCGACGGCAGCTTCGGCCGCGAGGACGTGGCGACCGCAGCGCAGCCGCTGATCAAGCTGATGCGCGAGTTCCGCCCGCACGTCGTGATCACCTACGACGAGGAGGGCGGCTACCCGCACCCCGACCACATCCAGTGCCACCGGGTCAGCGTCGCCGCCTTCGACGTGGCCGGCGACGCGGAGGTGCACCCCGAGTTGGGCGCGCCTTGGCAGCCGCAGAAGCTCTACTACCACGTCAGCTTCACCCGTTCGCAGTTCACCGCGCTGCACGAGGCCTGCCTGGCGGCCGGCCTCGAGAGCCCGTACGCCGGGATGCTGGCCGACTGGCCGGCTGCCCGCGACAAGGGCGACCGGGTCACGACGCGAGTGGAATGCGGCGATTACTTCCCGATCCGGGACGACGCGCTGCGGGCGCACGCCACCCAGATCGATCCCGACGGCGGCTGGTTCCGGACGCCGCTGGCAATCCGCCGGCAGGGCTGGCCGACAGAGGACTACCAGCTCGCGAAGTCGCTGGTGGACAGTCCGACGCCGGAGACCGACCTGTTCGCGGGCGTCCGTAAGGAGGGGCTGGTCTGA
- a CDS encoding carboxymuconolactone decarboxylase family protein, producing the protein MNTRLAVDTLAPHINKAMNALDAAARQTRLEAPLLELVRLRASQLNGCEYCVDQHSADAVKGGEDPRRLFAITVWRDTPFFTDRERAALELTEAATRLTEGPVTDEVFARAAAQFTEVELAELIWAVTVINAWNRLGATAHPWSLS; encoded by the coding sequence ATGAACACTCGTCTCGCAGTCGACACCCTGGCCCCCCACATCAACAAGGCGATGAACGCCCTGGACGCCGCCGCGCGGCAGACCCGGCTGGAGGCTCCGCTGCTGGAGCTGGTCCGGTTGCGGGCCTCGCAGCTCAACGGCTGCGAGTACTGCGTCGACCAGCACAGCGCCGACGCCGTCAAGGGCGGCGAGGATCCGCGCCGGCTGTTCGCCATCACGGTCTGGCGGGACACCCCGTTCTTCACCGACCGTGAGCGGGCGGCGCTCGAACTGACCGAGGCCGCCACCCGGCTGACCGAGGGACCGGTGACCGACGAGGTCTTCGCCCGCGCCGCCGCGCAGTTCACTGAGGTCGAATTGGCCGAGCTGATCTGGGCCGTCACGGTGATCAACGCCTGGAACCGGCTCGGCGCGACCGCCCACCCGTGGTCGCTGTCGTGA
- a CDS encoding DUF2269 family protein: MTFLKALHVLSAVMLVGPLMSAPFIGRRAIQRRSADGVRMAATQTRAFGAGTVLTAVLGILTVLGSDGKYEFATPWVIISMTLYVVALGLVFFYAVPALHKAARMVSEGVIDTQPEVSALTATTDDLRLKERLDAITGRVAGAGFLVLLVFAVITLLMVIRPF, translated from the coding sequence ATGACGTTCCTGAAGGCGTTGCACGTGCTCAGTGCGGTCATGCTGGTCGGCCCGCTCATGTCCGCCCCCTTCATCGGCCGCCGGGCGATCCAGCGGCGCAGCGCGGACGGCGTACGCATGGCAGCCACGCAGACCCGGGCCTTCGGTGCGGGCACGGTGCTCACCGCCGTGCTCGGCATACTCACGGTCCTCGGAAGCGACGGCAAGTACGAGTTCGCCACGCCTTGGGTGATCATCTCCATGACGCTGTACGTGGTGGCGCTCGGACTCGTGTTCTTCTACGCCGTCCCGGCGCTGCACAAGGCGGCCCGCATGGTCTCCGAAGGCGTCATCGACACCCAGCCGGAAGTCTCGGCGCTGACCGCGACCACCGACGACCTGCGCCTCAAGGAACGCCTCGACGCCATCACCGGACGCGTCGCCGGAGCCGGCTTCCTCGTGCTGC
- a CDS encoding isocitrate lyase/PEP mutase family protein: MTPPSSWAPGAGEWSGAGPDLVTGAATLRALHRPGDPVVLPNVWDVPSARAVEAAGFPAVATSSAALAETLGHADGETAPVGEILDAIARIVRAVGVPVTADVERGFRLSPAELVERLAAAGVAGCNLEDSDPATGAMVDSARQADFLSAIRAAARSAGVDLVVNARIDVFLRSTGTHDALTDAVDRARRYLAAGADCVFPILLDDPATVGAFVGEAGGAVNILGRLDGPPSVAELAALGVARISFGARVHAAVRRQHADLLVVLRRPAAVTDPTGPASASLQ; this comes from the coding sequence GTGACTCCCCCGTCCTCCTGGGCCCCCGGCGCCGGCGAGTGGTCCGGCGCCGGGCCGGACCTGGTCACCGGGGCGGCGACGCTCCGGGCGCTGCACCGGCCGGGCGATCCCGTGGTGCTCCCCAACGTCTGGGACGTGCCGTCGGCCCGAGCCGTCGAGGCGGCCGGCTTCCCCGCCGTGGCCACCAGCAGCGCCGCGCTCGCGGAGACGCTCGGCCACGCCGACGGCGAGACCGCACCCGTCGGGGAGATCCTCGACGCCATCGCCCGGATCGTGCGGGCGGTGGGCGTACCGGTGACGGCAGACGTCGAACGCGGTTTCCGGCTGTCCCCCGCGGAGCTGGTCGAACGCCTCGCGGCCGCCGGGGTCGCGGGCTGCAATCTGGAGGACTCGGACCCGGCGACCGGCGCCATGGTTGATTCGGCCCGCCAGGCCGACTTCCTGTCCGCGATCCGCGCGGCGGCCCGGTCCGCGGGGGTCGATCTGGTGGTCAACGCACGAATCGACGTCTTCCTCAGATCAACTGGTACGCACGACGCACTGACCGACGCGGTCGACCGGGCGCGGCGATACCTCGCCGCCGGCGCGGACTGCGTATTTCCGATCCTGCTCGACGATCCGGCGACGGTCGGTGCTTTCGTCGGTGAGGCTGGTGGCGCGGTCAACATCCTCGGCCGCCTGGACGGTCCACCGAGCGTCGCGGAACTAGCCGCCCTGGGAGTGGCCCGGATCAGCTTCGGGGCTCGCGTACACGCGGCTGTGCGGCGACAGCACGCGGACCTGCTGGTAGTCTTGCGCCGACCAGCCGCCGTGACGGACCCCACGGGACCGGCGAGCGCGTCGCTACAATAG
- the pdxR gene encoding MocR-like pyridoxine biosynthesis transcription factor PdxR, whose amino-acid sequence MAIDWSNFGVDLHLDLSASATRRTALEEALRDAIRSGRLAPQTRLPATRTLAAELGLARGTVSAAYDQLVAEGYLTARQGSFTEVAALPPIVLPTAVPEMVTTPRYDLRPGSPDVSTFPVAAWTRAVRRSLSRAPVTAFDYGDPRGSLALRSVLADYLGRARGVLASPDRIVITSGYVQALALLATVYRGRTIGLEDPGLDFHRDVVREAGASVVPVPVDSLGAVLPVASADAVVLTPAHQYPMGVTLHPERRRTAVEWARSGDRLIIEDDYDGEFRYDRQPVGALQGTAPEHVVYIGTAAKTLSPALRLAWMVLPAYLVEPVVRLKRLTDVHTETIGQLALADLIAEHAYDRHIRACRLRYRRRRDQLVDRLPGADLGGIAAGLHVVLGLPAGLSERDVLDAAAARGLALGALGTHWHEPGARPQGLVVGYGTPREGAYPAAVDMLSRVLRSF is encoded by the coding sequence ATGGCGATTGACTGGTCCAATTTCGGTGTCGACCTGCACCTCGACCTCTCCGCGTCGGCCACCCGCCGGACCGCGCTGGAGGAGGCGCTGCGCGACGCGATCCGGTCCGGCCGGCTCGCGCCGCAGACCCGCCTGCCCGCCACGCGTACGCTCGCCGCCGAGCTGGGCCTCGCCCGGGGGACGGTCAGCGCGGCGTACGACCAGTTGGTGGCGGAGGGATATCTGACCGCCCGCCAAGGGTCGTTCACCGAGGTCGCGGCGCTTCCGCCGATCGTGCTGCCGACGGCGGTTCCGGAGATGGTCACGACACCCCGGTACGACCTGCGTCCGGGCAGTCCCGACGTGTCCACCTTCCCAGTCGCGGCCTGGACCCGCGCCGTACGCCGGTCGCTGTCCCGAGCGCCGGTGACCGCGTTCGACTACGGCGATCCCCGGGGCAGCCTGGCGCTCCGGAGCGTGCTCGCCGACTACCTCGGCCGGGCGCGCGGCGTACTGGCCAGCCCCGATCGGATCGTCATCACCTCGGGCTACGTCCAAGCGTTGGCCCTCCTCGCCACCGTCTATAGGGGACGGACGATCGGCCTCGAAGATCCCGGGCTGGACTTCCATCGCGACGTCGTCCGGGAGGCGGGCGCATCCGTCGTACCCGTCCCCGTGGACTCCCTCGGCGCGGTGCTTCCGGTCGCGTCGGCCGACGCCGTCGTGCTGACCCCGGCGCACCAGTACCCGATGGGCGTCACCCTGCATCCGGAACGACGGCGTACGGCGGTGGAATGGGCTCGGTCCGGCGATCGGCTCATCATCGAGGACGACTACGACGGGGAGTTCCGCTACGACCGGCAACCGGTCGGCGCGCTGCAGGGAACCGCGCCGGAGCACGTCGTCTACATCGGAACGGCGGCGAAGACGCTGAGCCCGGCGCTGCGACTGGCCTGGATGGTGCTTCCGGCGTACCTGGTCGAGCCGGTCGTGCGGCTCAAACGGCTCACCGACGTGCACACCGAGACCATCGGTCAGCTGGCGCTCGCGGACCTGATCGCCGAGCACGCGTACGACCGGCACATCCGCGCCTGCCGGCTGCGGTATCGCCGACGCCGGGACCAACTCGTCGACCGGTTGCCCGGGGCCGACCTCGGCGGCATCGCGGCCGGACTCCACGTCGTGCTGGGCCTGCCGGCCGGGCTGTCCGAACGCGACGTCCTGGACGCGGCGGCCGCCCGGGGATTGGCGCTCGGGGCGCTCGGCACGCACTGGCACGAACCTGGGGCGCGCCCGCAGGGACTCGTGGTCGGGTACGGGACTCCGCGCGAGGGCGCCTATCCCGCCGCCGTGGACATGCTCTCCCGGGTTCTCCGCTCCTTCTGA
- a CDS encoding DUF4307 domain-containing protein codes for MTAQTTHPVFPSGRYGRQRTPRRVPRPVLAAGVVALLVIMTFVGFRLYRAYGEQDYSADVTRFTTGENAVDVQFVVRLPDGGQAECIVRARGEDGAEVGRATVAVTAGAEPSQTVVEYHLATNGRPVTGEVERCYPHDAETSS; via the coding sequence GTGACAGCTCAGACAACCCACCCAGTATTCCCGTCCGGCCGCTACGGGCGGCAGCGGACGCCGCGGCGCGTACCCCGGCCGGTGCTGGCGGCCGGCGTCGTCGCGCTGCTGGTGATCATGACATTTGTCGGGTTCCGGCTGTACCGGGCCTACGGCGAACAGGACTACAGCGCCGACGTGACCCGGTTCACCACCGGCGAGAACGCGGTCGACGTGCAGTTCGTCGTCCGGCTGCCCGACGGCGGCCAGGCCGAGTGCATCGTGCGCGCCCGGGGCGAGGACGGGGCCGAAGTCGGCCGGGCGACGGTCGCCGTGACCGCCGGCGCCGAGCCGAGCCAGACCGTCGTCGAGTACCACTTGGCGACTAACGGGCGGCCGGTGACGGGCGAAGTCGAGCGCTGCTACCCCCACGACGCGGAAACCAGCAGCTGA
- a CDS encoding TIGR03086 family metal-binding protein: MTTWTLLDNAHQALRTAIAGLGPDSWQLATPCDQWTVTQVLQHAAGDQLGYAGTLGVGTGPAYNPFAPSGEPVEDPAAFTEQALAASAAAFAAVEPGAQDVPKPLPLPPMSAEDVVAAAALDAAVHAWDIAVATGQPSPLTPELSQALLPIAHATADPLRGFAYADALAGQESDDAAAQLLRHLGRDPQWKP, translated from the coding sequence ATGACCACCTGGACTCTGCTCGACAACGCCCACCAGGCTCTGCGTACCGCGATCGCCGGACTCGGCCCGGACAGCTGGCAGCTCGCCACCCCGTGCGACCAGTGGACGGTCACCCAGGTCCTCCAGCACGCCGCGGGCGACCAACTCGGCTACGCCGGCACGCTGGGAGTCGGCACCGGGCCGGCGTACAACCCGTTCGCGCCGTCCGGCGAGCCGGTCGAGGACCCCGCCGCCTTCACCGAGCAGGCGCTGGCCGCCTCGGCGGCGGCGTTCGCCGCGGTCGAACCCGGAGCGCAGGACGTGCCCAAGCCGCTCCCGCTGCCCCCGATGTCGGCCGAAGACGTCGTGGCGGCGGCCGCCCTGGACGCCGCGGTGCACGCCTGGGACATCGCGGTGGCCACCGGGCAGCCGTCGCCGCTCACGCCGGAGCTGTCGCAGGCGCTCCTGCCGATCGCGCACGCCACCGCCGACCCGCTGCGCGGTTTCGCGTACGCCGACGCCCTGGCCGGCCAGGAGAGCGACGACGCGGCCGCTCAGCTGCTGCGGCACCTCGGCCGTGACCCGCAGTGGAAGCCGTGA
- the greA gene encoding transcription elongation factor GreA → MPSTETNTWLSQEAFDRLQGELDELIAARPAVAAEINARREEGDLRENGGYHAAREEQGKQEARIRQLQELLRTARVGDAPTADAVSPGMVVTIQFDDDADDTETFLLGSREIAATTDLTVYSPESALGAAIMGAKTGQSVSYTAPSGATITVSIVKFEPFAG, encoded by the coding sequence GTGCCATCGACCGAGACCAACACCTGGTTGTCCCAGGAAGCGTTCGACCGGCTGCAGGGTGAGCTCGACGAGCTGATCGCGGCCCGGCCCGCGGTCGCGGCGGAGATCAACGCCCGCCGCGAGGAGGGCGACCTCCGGGAGAACGGCGGATATCACGCCGCCCGTGAGGAGCAGGGCAAACAGGAGGCACGCATCCGGCAGTTGCAGGAACTGCTGCGGACGGCCCGGGTGGGCGACGCGCCGACGGCCGACGCCGTCTCCCCCGGCATGGTGGTGACGATCCAGTTCGACGACGACGCCGACGACACCGAGACCTTCCTGCTCGGCTCGCGGGAGATCGCTGCCACCACCGACCTGACCGTCTACAGCCCCGAGTCGGCCCTCGGCGCGGCGATCATGGGCGCTAAGACCGGTCAGTCGGTGAGCTACACGGCGCCCAGTGGCGCGACGATCACCGTGAGCATCGTCAAATTCGAACCCTTCGCAGGCTGA